In one window of Desulfovibrio sp. DNA:
- the fliG gene encoding flagellar motor switch protein FliG — protein MELTGKQRIAVLLLAMGDKFTSDVFKRMDRQEIAEISKAIVDLEPVPREDVEEVLRDFHESLVEGVDMIAGGSDILKRMLVKNLDPETAKYIMDSLSLETGPAPFRELEQVSPRLLSQILRNEHPQTLALILGHLHPDQAANLLTSLPAGVRAEVLMRLARLEAVPEDMLMEVDKVLTSQLIAMGGKEGKKVGGVQSVAEILNAVDRATEEEVLSEIEEDSAQMAEDIRNLMFVFEDCKNIDDRGVREMLKEISNEDLTLALRGATDDLKEKFFKNMSERAGNMIREELEYMGPTKLSDVEAAQQNIVKIVRRLEAESKLVVSRGAGEVFV, from the coding sequence ATGGAGCTGACCGGCAAACAGCGCATAGCGGTGCTGCTGCTCGCCATGGGCGACAAGTTCACGTCCGACGTGTTCAAGCGCATGGACAGGCAGGAAATAGCCGAAATCTCCAAAGCCATTGTGGACTTGGAGCCAGTGCCGCGTGAGGATGTGGAGGAAGTGCTGCGCGACTTTCATGAGTCCCTTGTGGAAGGCGTGGACATGATCGCAGGCGGCAGTGATATTCTCAAGCGCATGCTGGTCAAGAACCTTGATCCTGAAACCGCCAAGTACATCATGGACTCGCTCAGTCTCGAAACCGGGCCAGCGCCCTTCCGCGAACTGGAGCAGGTGAGCCCCCGCCTTCTTTCACAGATTTTGCGTAACGAGCATCCGCAGACCCTGGCCCTCATTCTCGGTCATCTGCATCCCGACCAGGCTGCCAATTTATTGACAAGCCTGCCTGCGGGCGTCCGCGCCGAGGTACTCATGCGTCTGGCGCGCCTTGAGGCCGTGCCTGAAGACATGCTTATGGAAGTGGACAAGGTGCTCACAAGCCAGCTTATCGCCATGGGCGGCAAGGAAGGCAAAAAAGTGGGCGGCGTCCAGTCCGTGGCCGAAATCCTCAATGCCGTGGATCGCGCCACCGAAGAAGAAGTCCTGTCCGAGATCGAAGAAGATTCCGCCCAGATGGCCGAAGATATCCGCAACCTCATGTTCGTGTTCGAGGACTGCAAGAATATTGACGACAGGGGCGTGCGGGAAATGCTCAAGGAAATTTCCAATGAGGATCTTACGCTGGCCCTGCGTGGCGCCACTGACGATCTCAAGGAAAAGTTCTTCAAGAACATGTCCGAGCGCGCGGGCAACATGATTCGCGAAGAACTGGAGTACATGGGCCCCACCAAGCTTTCGGACGTGGAAGCCGCACAGCAGAATATCGTCAAGATCGTGCGCCGCCTTGAGGCCGAGAGCAAGCTGGTTGTCAGCAGGGGCGCGGGCGAAGTTTTCGTCTAA
- a CDS encoding ATP-binding protein — MSVTAPTPHRGYKAIYRRLLLTLLLMALTPLVALGLFCIDRLSVIYDEKISASIEAVASSKHRALDTFMVERVAQIKNLAFTHPYADLSNPARLSEIFSVMQNNSRSFVDVGVIGMDGRHVSYVGPYDLRDNNYSDTPWFREVLRKGVHVSDVFMGYRNEPHFIIAVLRHEGGRSYIVRATIDMDAVVALLRRVYSGPHSDAFLINAKGELQTDSRYHGKSMDTFDVALPDLTRKTVVTQYLKTPEGQEMLAAVMSLESMPWRLVVLDDVRDSLRPLRQLKALIIFFMVLGSGLVCMGADLCTRRLVASLEESDQKQAHIDARMLQSSKMAALGKMAAGVAHEVNNPLMLIQENAGWIRDLLEDEDETSMKNYQEILESTEKIDQHVKRAKGITQRMLGFGRRMNPGRTEILINSLTDQAAEMLKTEATNRSISIVRDYDPQVPVILSDPAQLEQIFINIIDNAVDAIGKNGTLTIRTLAWKKGVRILFTDTGPGMDQETMSRIFDPFFTTKKVGEGTGLGLAICYTILEKLGGRIEVQSQVGQGTTFSVTLPPEPPQLPTEDGGAV; from the coding sequence ATGTCCGTAACCGCGCCCACACCACATCGTGGCTACAAGGCCATCTACCGTCGCCTGCTGCTTACCCTGCTGCTCATGGCGCTGACGCCGCTGGTGGCCCTGGGCCTTTTTTGCATAGACAGGCTGAGCGTCATCTATGACGAGAAGATCAGTGCGAGCATTGAGGCTGTGGCCAGCAGCAAGCACCGCGCGCTGGACACCTTTATGGTGGAGCGCGTGGCCCAGATCAAAAATCTGGCCTTTACCCATCCGTATGCCGACCTGAGCAATCCCGCGCGCCTGAGTGAAATTTTCAGCGTCATGCAGAATAACAGCCGTTCCTTTGTGGATGTGGGCGTTATCGGCATGGACGGGCGGCACGTCTCCTATGTGGGGCCGTACGATCTCAGGGACAACAACTATTCCGATACTCCCTGGTTCAGGGAGGTGTTGCGCAAGGGCGTGCATGTCAGCGATGTGTTCATGGGCTACAGAAACGAGCCGCACTTCATCATTGCCGTGCTGCGGCATGAGGGCGGGCGCAGTTACATCGTGCGGGCCACCATTGATATGGACGCCGTGGTGGCTCTGTTGCGCCGCGTGTATTCCGGGCCGCACAGCGATGCGTTTCTGATCAACGCCAAGGGCGAACTGCAAACAGATTCGCGTTATCACGGCAAGAGCATGGATACGTTCGATGTTGCCCTGCCCGATTTGACGCGCAAAACTGTTGTCACCCAGTACCTCAAGACGCCCGAAGGACAGGAAATGCTGGCCGCCGTGATGTCGTTGGAGTCCATGCCCTGGCGGCTTGTTGTGCTGGATGATGTACGCGACAGTCTGCGGCCTTTACGCCAGCTCAAGGCGCTGATCATTTTCTTTATGGTTCTGGGCAGCGGGCTTGTTTGTATGGGGGCTGACCTCTGTACGCGGCGGCTTGTGGCCTCGCTGGAAGAGTCGGATCAGAAGCAGGCCCATATTGATGCCCGCATGCTCCAGTCCAGCAAGATGGCGGCTCTCGGCAAGATGGCCGCTGGCGTGGCGCACGAGGTGAACAATCCCCTGATGCTCATTCAGGAAAATGCCGGGTGGATACGCGACCTGCTGGAAGACGAAGACGAGACCAGCATGAAAAATTATCAGGAAATTCTCGAAAGTACCGAGAAAATAGACCAGCATGTCAAAAGGGCCAAGGGGATTACGCAACGCATGCTGGGCTTTGGCCGCCGTATGAATCCGGGGCGCACCGAAATTCTCATCAATTCCCTGACTGACCAGGCTGCGGAGATGCTCAAAACCGAAGCCACCAACCGCAGTATTTCCATTGTCAGGGACTATGATCCGCAAGTTCCGGTTATCCTGTCCGATCCGGCGCAGCTTGAGCAGATATTTATCAATATCATTGACAATGCCGTTGACGCCATTGGCAAAAACGGCACTTTGACCATCCGCACGCTTGCGTGGAAGAAGGGCGTTCGCATACTGTTTACTGACACCGGCCCCGGCATGGATCAGGAAACCATGTCGCGTATTTTCGATCCCTTCTTCACCACCAAGAAGGTTGGCGAGGGAACAGGGCTTGGGCTGGCCATCTGCTATACCATACTTGAAAAACTGGGCGGGCGCATTGAAGTGCAGAGCCAGGTTGGGCAGGGCACCACGTTCAGCGTAACCCTGCCGCCAGAGCCGCCGCAGCTGCCGACGGAAGACGGGGGCGCGGTCTAG
- a CDS encoding FliH/SctL family protein, whose product MASDQLRKKWGTVFMGEREATVEQLDAMQEPLRRERMQQQQQEDYFDRVRAKAEERAREILGAAYAERQKVLEEARVEAQELNKRLTHESAAIKAQAQEERNQAQAELAQAQALRQEAQVLRENGQADGFQAGMDQSGQELKEFRAEIGQALGTVLHALDRQRHAICESWREQLALLTQEAVTAGIGWMLEKEHKKILQSLVFEALNLLEDRATITLRVHPDDEETVSDMFMAARERVPELQQWVVSGDPSVGRGGLLAESVSGSVDCRRELYTELVNGVLSCLTLGPGQDDPRQGEAVSQLVRQEAERIAALSPEMEQASAHGAHVDGHAGQPDVAGYDEQPAGPAHADPLDVELPPGLPEDLPEDLPEDLSQGLPGDLPADLPEDLTAAEATHVPETVPETGAGEPAGGTAVAPQGQDSPFQDSPFQDSPRQDLPATDEPALTEDHHGLISDADALMVEEPEWTAAQADASAPAERWPSEERHVPSAADVNQQAGSESPGQEPGAATAAPAGQQGEDYAPAAPAQSAESSHGAAPMQAPAGPKHAGQKNAGQKNASPKNASQEMTAAAQAHPSGQAENPTLAELEDELFPLEVEAEESGLTEHLSARAFAPSDGSGLSGTAGPDGKGGHDDQDVFSQGGFLPGADKGR is encoded by the coding sequence ATGGCGTCAGATCAGTTGCGCAAAAAATGGGGAACTGTCTTCATGGGTGAGCGTGAAGCCACCGTGGAGCAGCTTGACGCCATGCAGGAGCCCCTGCGCCGCGAACGTATGCAGCAACAGCAGCAGGAAGACTATTTTGACCGGGTGCGGGCCAAGGCAGAGGAGCGTGCGCGCGAAATACTTGGCGCGGCCTATGCCGAGCGCCAGAAAGTGCTGGAAGAAGCCAGGGTTGAAGCGCAAGAACTGAATAAGCGGCTCACGCACGAAAGCGCAGCCATAAAGGCGCAGGCCCAGGAAGAAAGAAACCAGGCGCAAGCGGAACTGGCGCAGGCACAGGCCTTGCGGCAAGAAGCGCAAGTCTTGCGTGAAAACGGGCAGGCCGATGGTTTTCAGGCCGGAATGGATCAGTCCGGGCAGGAACTCAAGGAATTTCGTGCTGAAATAGGGCAGGCCCTTGGCACGGTGCTTCATGCTCTGGACAGGCAGCGTCACGCCATTTGCGAATCCTGGCGTGAACAACTGGCCCTGCTCACGCAGGAGGCCGTTACCGCTGGCATCGGCTGGATGCTGGAAAAAGAGCACAAAAAAATATTGCAGTCTCTGGTCTTTGAAGCGCTGAATCTTCTTGAAGACCGTGCCACCATCACCCTGCGCGTGCACCCCGACGACGAAGAAACCGTCAGCGACATGTTTATGGCAGCGCGCGAGCGCGTGCCCGAACTGCAACAGTGGGTCGTCAGCGGCGATCCCTCGGTGGGGCGGGGCGGTCTGCTGGCCGAAAGCGTCAGCGGCAGCGTTGATTGCCGCCGCGAACTCTATACGGAACTGGTCAACGGTGTTTTGTCCTGCCTCACTCTGGGGCCAGGTCAGGATGACCCGCGCCAGGGTGAGGCTGTCAGCCAGTTGGTGCGTCAGGAGGCCGAACGCATTGCGGCCCTGTCTCCCGAGATGGAGCAGGCATCAGCACATGGGGCGCATGTGGATGGGCACGCTGGGCAACCGGACGTAGCGGGATACGATGAACAGCCCGCAGGCCCTGCCCATGCTGACCCTCTGGATGTCGAACTTCCCCCTGGTCTGCCAGAAGATCTGCCGGAAGATCTGCCGGAAGATTTGTCGCAAGGGCTGCCGGGCGACCTGCCTGCTGATTTGCCCGAAGATTTGACTGCCGCCGAGGCCACTCACGTGCCCGAAACCGTGCCCGAAACTGGGGCAGGCGAACCGGCTGGCGGAACCGCTGTCGCGCCCCAGGGCCAGGACAGCCCATTTCAGGACAGCCCATTTCAGGACAGCCCGCGTCAGGACTTGCCCGCCACGGACGAACCTGCGCTGACGGAAGATCACCATGGCCTCATATCCGACGCCGACGCCCTGATGGTGGAGGAGCCGGAATGGACTGCCGCGCAGGCCGACGCTTCTGCCCCGGCGGAGCGCTGGCCCTCTGAAGAAAGGCATGTGCCAAGCGCTGCGGACGTGAATCAGCAGGCAGGCTCCGAATCGCCTGGTCAGGAGCCGGGCGCAGCAACTGCCGCGCCTGCCGGACAGCAAGGCGAAGATTATGCCCCCGCCGCACCCGCGCAGTCGGCCGAATCCTCTCACGGCGCTGCCCCCATGCAAGCCCCGGCTGGCCCAAAACATGCGGGCCAAAAAAATGCGGGCCAAAAAAATGCGAGCCCAAAAAATGCGAGCCAGGAAATGACGGCTGCCGCCCAGGCTCACCCGTCCGGCCAGGCCGAAAACCCGACGCTGGCGGAACTGGAAGACGAGCTTTTTCCCCTTGAAGTTGAAGCGGAGGAATCCGGCCTGACGGAACATCTTTCAGCCCGGGCTTTTGCCCCCTCTGACGGCTCCGGGCTTTCCGGGACTGCCGGGCCTGATGGAAAGGGCGGCCATGACGACCAGGACGTTTTTTCGCAGGGCGGTTTTCTGCCCGGTGCGGATAAAGGCCGCTGA
- a CDS encoding response regulator, translating to MRALFVDDELEFLELMQKRLVRRGMEVATAPDGQTALNMVDEALAPGGDPFNIVVMDVRMPGMDGLETLRHMKQKAPKLPVLLLTGHACMGVAVEGLDLGAYDYMLKPVAISELIIKMEEAVRSAV from the coding sequence ATGCGCGCATTGTTTGTGGACGACGAACTGGAATTTTTGGAGTTGATGCAGAAGCGTCTTGTCAGGCGCGGAATGGAGGTCGCCACTGCGCCCGATGGGCAGACCGCCCTCAACATGGTCGATGAAGCGCTGGCCCCCGGTGGGGACCCATTCAACATCGTTGTTATGGACGTGCGCATGCCCGGTATGGACGGCCTTGAAACCCTGCGCCACATGAAGCAGAAAGCGCCCAAGTTGCCCGTCCTTCTGCTGACCGGACATGCCTGCATGGGAGTGGCCGTGGAAGGGCTTGACCTTGGTGCGTACGACTACATGCTCAAGCCCGTTGCCATCAGCGAGCTCATCATCAAGATGGAGGAAGCGGTTCGTTCCGCTGTGTAG
- a CDS encoding PEP/pyruvate-binding domain-containing protein, producing MSLSRLLGFFTRSARRAAASVTASDSEAEHFFALRHHSFKLFLTAWNTFQETMTALEYTLCCDHPFGLYRVRALCTSMATQVFQCVKQLERLDPAPCQALYARFGELQKKVAEDVYEPEVCLLGPLVLPLGEDSDLEALSGQGGFPLVDPATLRLEEVRRRHPQLAPRGFVITMAGCQHFLQSGDLQSEVNRRIQAAGGLAPKHLAKLSRSLGQLVEDTPLPPDLEREIRAALAHLRASCQHESMRLVLRGRLWPPEARGSDDPGLILWGPSVPLDASDEEILHAVQLTLARKQRAQALVYRRARGLTDAGAGVCITCMAVEEGSWGGLAHSCSPVRAHGELVHVYACQGLPQELDYSVLPADHATVDRQPPREIVSLAGPDDAACLVLDADTARDVAALALELEELLACPVSLSWVRTPQGELRLLLVRPIPLPVDAVDMPPVLPEVGPSLRLSGGYTVSPGRVAGPVCVARRWEDARRFPPGGILVVPDDNYRWGALMDRVAGIIAKEGLAGSRLASLAREFGKPAIFGMAGALDTLENGQSITLCSDICQVYADRQESLLPNVPPGRDYMPGSPVYRILQKASARILPLTMDVDSPEFKAANCQTYHDIARYCHERAVSAMFSLGAEKKYAPQRVKQLRDKVLKQFWVVNLSDGFAVTPPGPVIDIDQIASVPMRALWRGMNAYPWQGPPPVDGKGFLSVLFEATANPNLDPAAQTAYFSEKNYFMISRDYCSLHSRFGFHFVSVEARLGERTPENYLTFHLRGGAANIERRILRVRFVSEILWEFGFAPTVRNDAVSATLKGMDREEGELLLAIAGYMTIHTRQLDMIMQDAAQVAARREEMLNHCRMLFRGESLAQDAPGVEEKQACP from the coding sequence ATGTCTCTCTCACGCCTTCTGGGCTTTTTTACGCGGTCCGCCAGACGCGCCGCCGCCAGTGTCACGGCTTCCGACAGCGAGGCCGAGCACTTCTTTGCACTGCGGCACCATTCCTTCAAGCTCTTCTTAACGGCATGGAACACCTTTCAGGAAACCATGACCGCCCTTGAATACACCTTGTGTTGCGACCATCCTTTCGGGCTGTATCGGGTGCGCGCTCTGTGCACCAGCATGGCCACCCAGGTTTTTCAGTGCGTCAAGCAGCTTGAAAGGCTCGATCCGGCCCCGTGCCAGGCCTTGTACGCCCGTTTTGGCGAGCTTCAGAAAAAAGTGGCCGAGGATGTGTACGAGCCGGAAGTGTGCCTTCTTGGCCCGCTGGTGCTGCCCCTTGGTGAGGACTCCGATCTCGAGGCGCTTTCCGGCCAGGGCGGTTTTCCTCTGGTGGACCCGGCAACCCTGCGCCTTGAAGAGGTGCGGCGGCGGCATCCCCAGTTGGCGCCCCGAGGCTTTGTCATCACCATGGCCGGGTGCCAGCATTTTTTACAGAGTGGTGACCTGCAAAGCGAGGTCAACCGCCGTATTCAGGCGGCAGGGGGGCTTGCGCCAAAGCATCTGGCCAAGCTGTCGCGCAGTCTCGGCCAACTGGTTGAAGATACGCCCTTGCCGCCTGACCTGGAACGGGAAATCCGTGCAGCGCTGGCACATTTGCGCGCCTCCTGCCAGCACGAGTCCATGCGGCTGGTGCTGCGTGGGCGGCTGTGGCCGCCTGAAGCGCGTGGCAGCGACGATCCCGGCCTGATCCTCTGGGGGCCTTCCGTCCCTCTGGACGCGTCTGACGAGGAAATTTTGCACGCGGTACAGCTGACGCTGGCGCGCAAGCAGCGCGCCCAGGCTCTTGTGTACCGTCGCGCGCGGGGCCTCACCGATGCCGGGGCGGGCGTGTGCATAACCTGCATGGCAGTGGAAGAAGGCTCCTGGGGCGGACTTGCCCATTCGTGCAGCCCTGTGCGCGCTCACGGAGAACTGGTTCACGTCTATGCCTGCCAGGGCCTGCCGCAAGAACTGGATTATTCGGTGCTGCCTGCCGATCACGCCACGGTGGACAGGCAGCCGCCCCGCGAAATCGTCAGTCTTGCCGGCCCCGATGACGCGGCATGTCTTGTTCTTGACGCCGACACGGCCAGGGATGTGGCTGCTCTGGCCCTTGAGCTTGAAGAACTTCTGGCATGCCCGGTTTCCCTTTCCTGGGTGCGGACGCCGCAAGGAGAATTGCGTTTGCTGCTGGTGCGGCCCATTCCCCTGCCGGTGGACGCCGTGGACATGCCGCCAGTGCTGCCTGAAGTCGGCCCCAGCCTGCGTCTTTCGGGCGGGTATACCGTCAGTCCCGGCAGGGTGGCGGGGCCTGTCTGCGTGGCGCGCCGCTGGGAGGACGCCCGGCGCTTTCCGCCTGGCGGCATTTTGGTTGTGCCTGATGACAATTATCGTTGGGGCGCCTTGATGGACCGCGTTGCTGGCATCATTGCCAAAGAGGGGCTGGCCGGTTCGCGCCTGGCCTCGCTGGCGCGGGAATTCGGCAAGCCAGCCATTTTTGGCATGGCCGGGGCACTGGACACGCTGGAAAACGGGCAGAGCATCACCCTGTGTTCCGACATCTGCCAGGTGTATGCGGACAGGCAGGAGTCGCTTTTACCCAACGTGCCGCCCGGGCGCGACTATATGCCGGGCAGCCCGGTGTACCGTATTTTGCAAAAAGCCTCGGCCCGCATCCTGCCCCTGACCATGGACGTGGACAGCCCGGAATTCAAGGCGGCCAATTGCCAGACCTATCACGACATAGCCCGCTATTGCCATGAAAGGGCCGTGAGCGCCATGTTCTCCCTTGGAGCGGAAAAAAAATACGCGCCGCAGCGGGTAAAACAGTTGCGCGACAAGGTGCTCAAGCAGTTCTGGGTGGTTAATCTCAGTGACGGTTTCGCCGTGACCCCTCCCGGCCCTGTGATTGATATTGACCAGATAGCGTCCGTACCCATGCGCGCGCTCTGGCGCGGCATGAACGCCTATCCCTGGCAGGGGCCGCCGCCCGTGGACGGCAAGGGATTTTTGTCCGTGCTCTTCGAGGCCACGGCCAATCCCAATCTGGACCCTGCGGCGCAAACGGCGTATTTTTCAGAAAAAAACTATTTCATGATTTCACGCGACTATTGCAGCCTGCATTCGCGCTTCGGCTTTCATTTTGTGTCCGTGGAGGCACGCCTTGGCGAGCGCACTCCGGAAAACTACCTCACCTTCCATCTGCGCGGCGGAGCGGCCAACATTGAGCGGCGCATTTTGCGCGTGCGCTTTGTGTCTGAAATCCTGTGGGAATTTGGGTTCGCTCCCACGGTGCGCAACGACGCCGTCAGCGCCACCCTCAAGGGCATGGACCGCGAAGAGGGCGAACTGCTGCTGGCCATTGCCGGGTATATGACAATCCACACCAGGCAATTGGACATGATCATGCAGGACGCAGCGCAGGTGGCCGCACGACGTGAAGAAATGCTGAACCACTGCCGTATGCTGTTCCGGGGCGAGAGCCTGGCACAGGACGCGCCCGGTGTGGAGGAGAAGCAAGCATGTCCGTAA
- a CDS encoding FliI/YscN family ATPase, translating to MKLDPQACIKLLQASNPVRLYGKVNKVVGLVAEGSGLRAPLGAVCHMLPDDADDGIAAEVVGFRDGNLLFMPYGDMRGIRPGSRIRNTSLPPVFPVGPELLGRAFDAFGTPLDAGPPVSTELYSSPLPMGDNAKADFARQVEEQRPFVPEWAEAARQQWHPELAPIYADPPSPLQRPRITDILDVGVRSVNSLLTLGKGQRVGIMAGSGVGKSTLMGMMARYTRADVNVIALIGERGREVVEFMERDLGPEGMARSVLVIATSDQSPLVRMRAAYAATAVAEYFRDKSMDVLLMMDSVTRFAMAAREVGLAVGEPPTTKGYTPTVFAQLPKLLERAGRSAKGTITGIYTVLVDGDDFNEPIADAVRSILDGHIVLTRDLADQGHFPAIDVLRSISRLRSDICERQDILAGRVVTRNMSTFRRVEDMVNIGAYARGTNAEIDAAITSMPAINNFLRQDVGDPQFLEQSMQQLRALAQLAEGAAAQQGEPPVPSGQNGVAPQRG from the coding sequence ATGAAACTTGACCCCCAAGCCTGCATCAAGCTGCTGCAAGCCAGCAACCCCGTCCGCCTGTATGGCAAGGTCAACAAGGTCGTGGGCCTTGTGGCTGAAGGCAGCGGCCTGCGCGCCCCTCTGGGGGCTGTCTGCCACATGCTGCCCGATGATGCGGACGACGGCATCGCCGCCGAAGTGGTGGGCTTTCGCGACGGAAACCTGCTCTTCATGCCCTATGGTGATATGCGCGGCATCCGTCCCGGCAGCCGCATCCGCAATACCAGCCTGCCGCCGGTTTTTCCCGTGGGGCCGGAGCTTCTGGGCCGCGCCTTTGACGCTTTTGGCACGCCCCTGGACGCGGGCCCGCCTGTCAGTACGGAACTCTATTCCTCTCCCTTGCCCATGGGCGACAATGCCAAGGCCGATTTTGCCCGTCAGGTGGAAGAGCAGCGTCCCTTTGTGCCGGAATGGGCGGAGGCGGCCCGCCAGCAGTGGCATCCCGAGCTTGCGCCCATTTACGCCGATCCGCCCAGCCCTTTGCAGCGCCCCCGCATTACGGACATCCTTGATGTCGGCGTTCGCTCGGTCAACAGCCTGCTCACTCTTGGCAAGGGGCAGCGCGTGGGCATCATGGCCGGTTCCGGCGTCGGCAAGTCCACCCTCATGGGCATGATGGCGCGGTACACGCGCGCCGACGTCAACGTCATAGCGCTCATAGGCGAACGCGGCCGCGAAGTTGTGGAATTTATGGAGCGCGACCTTGGCCCCGAGGGCATGGCCCGCTCGGTGTTGGTCATCGCCACTTCCGATCAGTCGCCGCTGGTGCGCATGCGCGCTGCCTACGCGGCCACAGCAGTGGCCGAATATTTTCGTGACAAGAGCATGGACGTGCTGCTCATGATGGACTCGGTGACGCGTTTTGCCATGGCCGCCCGCGAAGTCGGCCTGGCCGTGGGCGAGCCGCCGACCACAAAGGGCTATACGCCCACAGTTTTCGCCCAGTTGCCAAAGCTGCTTGAGCGGGCCGGGCGTTCTGCCAAGGGAACCATTACAGGCATTTACACCGTCCTTGTGGACGGCGACGACTTTAACGAACCCATTGCCGACGCCGTGCGCTCCATTCTTGACGGCCACATTGTGCTTACGCGCGATCTGGCAGACCAGGGGCACTTTCCCGCCATTGACGTGCTGCGCTCCATCAGCCGTCTGCGCTCGGACATCTGCGAGCGGCAGGACATCCTGGCCGGGCGCGTGGTCACGCGCAATATGAGCACCTTTCGCAGGGTTGAAGATATGGTCAATATCGGAGCCTACGCGCGGGGCACCAATGCCGAAATCGACGCTGCCATCACCAGCATGCCCGCCATTAACAACTTTTTGCGCCAGGACGTTGGCGACCCGCAGTTTCTGGAGCAGAGCATGCAGCAACTGCGCGCTCTGGCCCAACTGGCGGAAGGGGCGGCAGCCCAGCAGGGCGAGCCTCCCGTGCCCTCCGGCCAGAACGGCGTGGCCCCGCAGCGGGGCTGA
- a CDS encoding flagellar M-ring protein FliF, producing MKQLKPSPSRPSLQTGNESGPASSSLAQLKTLRRAQRETNQRVEELKLRLFRITEQHMDQAVRLIKRWLSDKD from the coding sequence ATGAAACAGTTAAAGCCTAGCCCGTCACGACCAAGCCTGCAGACAGGGAATGAAAGCGGCCCCGCGTCGTCTTCCCTCGCCCAGCTCAAGACCTTGCGCCGGGCGCAAAGAGAGACAAATCAACGGGTTGAAGAGTTGAAGCTGCGGCTGTTCCGCATTACGGAGCAGCATATGGATCAGGCCGTGCGGCTTATCAAGCGCTGGCTTTCTGACAAGGATTAA